From Alteribacter lacisalsi, a single genomic window includes:
- a CDS encoding cyclic-di-AMP receptor, which yields MKLVICVVHNRYSDALEKGLKDKGYRMTELASSGGFLKKGSTTFLFGVKDDDVAALQKDMQQICLDHEAKKGKMKDVDSRYTSFVVEAKESLPILTAFHNSSS from the coding sequence ATGAAACTAGTCATCTGCGTTGTGCACAACCGGTACAGCGACGCATTAGAAAAAGGATTGAAGGACAAAGGCTACCGAATGACCGAACTGGCAAGCAGCGGCGGCTTCCTTAAAAAAGGCAGCACCACCTTTCTGTTTGGCGTAAAGGATGACGATGTGGCCGCTCTGCAGAAAGACATGCAGCAGATCTGTCTTGACCATGAAGCGAAGAAAGGCAAGATGAAGGACGTAGACAGCCGTTACACCTCTTTTGTGGTGGAAGCAAAAGAGAGCCTTCCGATCCTCACGGCCTTCCATAACAGCAGCAGTTGA